The proteins below are encoded in one region of Streptomyces roseifaciens:
- a CDS encoding cytochrome P450, which translates to MSITHDEPTAYPFNDPAGLALSGKYAQARRGEGLLRVRMEYGEPAWLVTRYADARLVLGDRRFSRAESVHHDEPRRGDGPRDTGLLSMDPPDHTRLRTLVTKAFTTPRVEKLRPGVRALAESLVDAMVAAGPPADLVEDYALPIPVAVICRLLGVPEEDRPRFRKWSDAALSTSSLTAEEKTVNRDELRAYMAGLVEEHRARPADDLMTALIEARDVGDRLSESELIDLCVGILVAGHETTATQVPNFVLTLFDHPGALERLHADPALLPGAVEELMRFVPLGAGASFARYALEDTEVGGTLVRKGDAVLVAVGAANRDARRFGDPETFDIGREANQHLGFGHGVHHCLGAPLARLELQEALRALILRLPGLRPAGDIVWKTGMLVRGPRSMPVGW; encoded by the coding sequence ATGTCCATCACCCACGACGAGCCCACTGCCTACCCCTTCAACGACCCCGCCGGACTGGCCCTGTCCGGGAAGTACGCACAGGCGCGCCGCGGCGAGGGGCTGCTGCGCGTCCGCATGGAGTACGGCGAGCCCGCCTGGCTCGTCACCCGCTACGCCGACGCCCGGCTCGTCCTGGGCGACCGGCGGTTCAGCCGGGCCGAGAGCGTCCACCACGACGAGCCGCGCCGGGGCGACGGGCCGCGCGACACCGGTCTGCTGAGCATGGACCCGCCCGACCACACCCGGCTGCGGACCCTGGTGACGAAGGCGTTCACCACCCCGCGGGTGGAGAAGCTGCGCCCGGGCGTGCGCGCGCTCGCCGAGAGCCTGGTGGACGCGATGGTTGCCGCGGGCCCGCCCGCCGACCTGGTGGAGGACTACGCGCTGCCGATCCCCGTCGCCGTGATCTGCCGACTGCTCGGGGTGCCGGAGGAGGACCGCCCGCGCTTCCGCAAGTGGAGCGACGCCGCGCTGTCGACCAGTTCGCTGACCGCCGAGGAGAAGACGGTGAACCGGGACGAGCTGCGGGCCTACATGGCCGGGCTCGTCGAGGAGCACCGCGCCCGCCCCGCCGACGATCTGATGACCGCCCTGATCGAGGCGCGCGACGTGGGCGACCGGCTCTCCGAGAGCGAGCTGATCGACCTGTGCGTGGGCATCCTCGTCGCCGGCCACGAGACCACCGCGACGCAGGTTCCCAACTTCGTGCTCACCCTCTTCGACCACCCCGGAGCGCTGGAGCGGCTGCACGCCGACCCGGCCCTGCTGCCGGGCGCCGTCGAGGAGCTGATGCGCTTCGTCCCGCTGGGCGCGGGGGCGTCGTTCGCCCGCTACGCACTGGAGGACACCGAGGTGGGCGGCACGCTCGTGCGCAAGGGCGACGCCGTCCTGGTGGCCGTCGGCGCGGCCAACCGGGACGCCCGGCGGTTCGGCGACCCCGAGACCTTCGACATCGGCCGGGAGGCCAACCAGCACCTGGGCTTCGGCCACGGCGTGCACCACTGCCTCGGTGCCCCGCTGGCCCGGCTGGAGCTCCAGGAGGCGCTGCGGGCGCTGATCCTGCGGCTGCCCGGGCTCCGGCCGGCCGGCGACATCGTCTGGAAGACGGGAATGCTGGTCCGCGGGCCGCGCTCGATGCCGGTGGGGTGGTGA
- a CDS encoding ferredoxin, whose protein sequence is MTDPAEAAADGTAAWRVTVDRGACIGSGICAALAPGQFALDGERSRPLRGATEPDETVLDAADSCPAAAITVAEGTEVVGPRP, encoded by the coding sequence GTGACGGACCCGGCGGAGGCCGCGGCGGACGGCACGGCGGCGTGGCGGGTGACGGTGGACCGCGGCGCGTGCATCGGCTCGGGGATCTGCGCGGCCCTGGCACCGGGGCAGTTCGCGCTGGACGGCGAACGCTCCCGGCCCTTGAGAGGGGCGACGGAGCCCGATGAGACGGTGCTGGACGCGGCGGACTCCTGTCCCGCGGCGGCCATCACCGTGGCCGAGGGAACGGAGGTCGTCGGGCCACGGCCATGA
- a CDS encoding carboxylesterase/lipase family protein encodes MQHVRLPRRRGGALLALLLALMSVTSVAAAAPPGQEPGTPDRPVVGTDHGQVRGRAHGTYATYEGIPFAAPPTGPLRWRAPQPAEPWKGVRDAGKPGSQCLQTPIFGTGPATGSEDCLYLNVTTPTGRAPGHGRPVMVWVHGGGFVGGTGSEYDTGRMATRGDAVVVTLNYRLGALGFFGHPELGNAPAFGLADQQAALRWVRANAARFGGDPHNVTLFGESAGAISTCAQLTSPTAAGLFHKAILQSGSCMTSFPRGTVAPGTPGAGFSVSQRTLQDAGTAAAGQLGCPQGAGALDCLRGLSAEKLATPELAQAFSKPVYGNALLPAEPGKALTAGRFHRVPVIQGTNLDEMRLFVGLTLQQFPLRDERDYRARLTDSFGSAAGAVEAEYPLSRYASPALAWSAVLTDTTFVCSAVRADRALAGRVPTYAYEFADRDAPVLDGLPVVPGFPYGASHAFELPYLFTSFQTRPPLNSEQRVLSDRMVDYWTHFARTGDPNAHGAPHWPALHERGLTQSLAPGADGIRQVRLSEEHHCGFWARQQG; translated from the coding sequence ATGCAGCATGTCCGGCTCCCCCGCCGCCGGGGCGGGGCTCTCCTCGCCCTGCTCCTGGCCCTGATGTCCGTCACCTCCGTGGCCGCCGCCGCACCGCCGGGTCAGGAACCCGGCACGCCGGACCGGCCCGTCGTCGGCACGGACCACGGCCAGGTGCGCGGCAGAGCGCACGGCACGTACGCCACGTACGAGGGCATCCCCTTCGCCGCGCCGCCGACCGGCCCGCTGCGCTGGCGCGCCCCGCAGCCGGCCGAGCCCTGGAAGGGCGTACGGGACGCGGGGAAGCCCGGCTCCCAGTGCCTGCAGACGCCGATCTTCGGCACCGGGCCCGCGACCGGCTCCGAGGACTGCCTGTACCTCAACGTCACCACGCCGACGGGCCGCGCGCCCGGCCACGGCAGGCCCGTCATGGTGTGGGTGCACGGCGGCGGGTTCGTCGGCGGCACCGGCAGCGAGTACGACACCGGACGCATGGCCACGCGCGGCGACGCCGTCGTCGTCACGCTCAACTACCGGCTGGGCGCCCTCGGCTTCTTCGGCCACCCCGAGCTCGGGAACGCGCCTGCCTTCGGCCTCGCCGACCAGCAGGCCGCCCTGCGCTGGGTGCGGGCCAACGCCGCCCGCTTCGGGGGCGACCCGCACAACGTGACCCTGTTCGGCGAGTCGGCCGGGGCCATCAGCACCTGCGCCCAGCTCACCTCGCCCACCGCGGCCGGCCTCTTCCACAAGGCGATCCTGCAGAGCGGGTCGTGCATGACGTCCTTCCCCCGCGGCACCGTCGCCCCGGGCACGCCCGGGGCCGGGTTCTCCGTATCGCAGCGGACCCTCCAGGACGCGGGTACCGCCGCGGCCGGGCAGCTCGGCTGCCCGCAGGGGGCCGGGGCGCTGGACTGCCTGCGCGGGCTGAGCGCGGAGAAGCTGGCGACGCCCGAGCTGGCGCAGGCGTTCAGCAAGCCGGTCTACGGCAACGCCCTGCTGCCCGCGGAGCCGGGGAAGGCCCTCACCGCAGGCCGCTTCCACCGGGTGCCGGTGATCCAGGGCACGAACCTCGACGAGATGCGGCTGTTCGTCGGCCTGACCCTGCAGCAGTTCCCCCTGCGGGACGAGCGGGACTACCGGGCCCGCCTGACGGACTCCTTCGGCTCCGCCGCGGGTGCCGTCGAGGCGGAGTACCCGCTGTCGCGCTACGCCTCGCCGGCGCTGGCCTGGTCCGCGGTGCTCACCGACACCACGTTCGTCTGCTCGGCGGTGCGGGCCGACCGCGCGCTGGCCGGGCGGGTGCCGACGTACGCCTACGAGTTCGCCGACCGTGACGCGCCCGTCCTGGACGGCCTGCCGGTGGTGCCCGGCTTCCCCTACGGAGCCTCGCACGCCTTCGAACTGCCCTACCTGTTCACCTCCTTCCAGACCCGGCCGCCCCTGAACAGCGAGCAGCGCGTCCTGTCGGACCGGATGGTCGACTACTGGACGCACTTCGCCCGCACGGGCGACCCGAACGCGCACGGCGCCCCGCACTGGCCCGCTCTCCACGAGCGGGGACTGACGCAGTCCCTCGCGCCGGGCGCGGACGGCATCCGGCAGGTCCGCCTGAGCGAGGAGCACCACTGCGGGTTCTGGGCGCGGCAGCAGGGCTGA
- a CDS encoding ATP-dependent DNA ligase, whose amino-acid sequence MLLADVARVSAEVAATSARSEKTALLAGLFRGADPREAPVALTYLSGRLPQGRVGIGWSVLRSSPAPAGAPTLTVAEVDRAVDGIAAVAGKGAQAERKRRVDALMGAATEQEQHFLRGLLGGELRQGALDALAAEGLAAAAGADPAEVRRAVMLGGSLAAVARELLARGPAALADFRLEVGRPVLPMLAHTAKDVEEALDRLGPCAVEEKLDGIRVQVHRAGDEVRIWTRKLEEITERLPELCRVARELPVSSAVLDGEVIALDAEGRPRPFQETAGRVGSRLDVAGAAVTVPLSPVFFDLLAVDGRDLLALPVAERHAELARVVPGPMRVRRLVVADPAEAGARAAARDFAEAVLRRGHEGVVVKALNAPYTAGRRGAAWLKVKPVHTLDLVVLAVEWGHGRRTGKLSNLHLGARRPDGSFAMLGKTFKGMTDAMLAWQTERLQGLAVSDDGFVVTVRPELVVEVAFDGLQRSSRYPAGVTLRFARVVRYREDKRAEEADTVEAVLALGATG is encoded by the coding sequence ATGCTCCTGGCCGATGTCGCCCGCGTGTCCGCCGAGGTGGCCGCGACCTCCGCGCGGTCGGAGAAGACCGCCCTGCTGGCCGGCCTCTTCCGCGGCGCGGACCCGCGGGAGGCACCCGTCGCCCTGACCTATCTGTCGGGGCGGCTGCCGCAGGGCAGGGTCGGCATCGGCTGGAGCGTGCTGCGCTCCTCCCCGGCCCCGGCGGGCGCGCCCACGCTGACCGTCGCGGAGGTGGACCGGGCGGTCGACGGGATCGCCGCCGTGGCCGGCAAGGGCGCGCAGGCCGAACGCAAGCGCCGCGTGGACGCGCTGATGGGCGCGGCCACGGAACAGGAGCAGCACTTCCTGCGGGGGCTGCTCGGCGGGGAGCTGCGGCAGGGCGCCCTCGACGCGCTCGCGGCCGAAGGGCTCGCGGCCGCCGCCGGCGCGGACCCCGCGGAGGTGCGCCGCGCCGTGATGCTGGGCGGCTCCCTGGCGGCGGTCGCGCGCGAGCTGCTGGCCCGGGGCCCGGCGGCGCTGGCGGACTTCCGGCTGGAGGTGGGCCGGCCGGTGCTGCCGATGCTGGCGCACACCGCCAAGGACGTCGAGGAGGCGCTGGACCGGCTCGGGCCGTGCGCCGTCGAGGAGAAGCTCGACGGGATCCGGGTGCAGGTGCACCGCGCGGGCGACGAGGTGCGGATCTGGACGCGCAAGCTGGAGGAGATCACCGAGCGGCTCCCCGAGCTGTGCCGCGTGGCGCGGGAGCTGCCGGTGTCCTCCGCGGTGCTGGACGGCGAGGTGATCGCCCTGGACGCGGAGGGGCGGCCGCGCCCGTTCCAGGAGACGGCGGGCCGGGTGGGTTCGCGGCTGGACGTGGCCGGGGCCGCGGTGACGGTGCCCCTGTCCCCGGTGTTCTTCGACCTGCTGGCCGTGGACGGCCGCGATCTGCTGGCGCTGCCGGTGGCGGAGCGCCACGCGGAGCTGGCGCGGGTGGTGCCGGGGCCGATGCGGGTGCGGCGCCTGGTGGTCGCGGACCCGGCGGAGGCCGGAGCGCGCGCCGCGGCGCGGGACTTCGCGGAGGCGGTGCTGCGGCGCGGCCACGAGGGCGTGGTCGTCAAGGCGCTGAACGCGCCGTACACGGCGGGCCGCCGGGGTGCCGCGTGGCTGAAGGTGAAGCCGGTGCACACGCTGGACCTGGTGGTGCTGGCGGTGGAGTGGGGTCACGGGCGGCGCACGGGGAAGCTGTCGAACCTTCACCTGGGGGCGCGGCGGCCGGACGGCTCGTTCGCGATGCTGGGCAAGACGTTCAAGGGCATGACGGACGCGATGCTGGCGTGGCAGACGGAGCGGCTGCAGGGACTGGCCGTCAGCGACGACGGCTTCGTGGTGACCGTACGGCCGGAGCTGGTGGTGGAGGTCGCCTTCGACGGTCTCCAGCGGTCCTCCCGGTACCCGGCGGGGGTGACGCTGCGGTTCGCGCGCGTGGTGCGGTACCGGGAGGACAAGCGGGCGGAGGAGGCCGACACGGTGGAGGCCGTGCTGGCCCTCGGTGCTACGGGTTGA